A genomic segment from Tuwongella immobilis encodes:
- a CDS encoding DUF6263 family protein produces the protein MLRRSIVLVAGLFLMSGVSALAQDTTAGLAWKFEKDKAFYQKVSTKTSQSMTIMGTPTSQTQEQTFYFKWTPVKEEGGKWTIKQTIEGVSMKIDIAGNPISYDSTAPSNSGNTALAEFFKSIIGAEFTLTLDKSFKVEKVEGRDEFVKKLVQTNAQMEPLLKQLLSDDAIKQMADPSFGLIPPEPKKVGENWKNVSKLDLGPIGSYENVFTYTYKGKDAANKDFDRVEVAVALSYKAPTTGGDALPFKIKSADLKSNQDKAPGVILFNTKTGRLESSKFEIFLGGKLEVEIGGMTTPVELKQEQVTDVTTSETSFIKK, from the coding sequence GTGCTGCGACGTTCGATCGTGCTGGTTGCCGGGCTATTCCTGATGTCTGGCGTTTCGGCACTGGCCCAAGATACGACTGCGGGATTGGCCTGGAAGTTCGAGAAAGACAAAGCCTTCTATCAGAAGGTCTCGACCAAAACGTCGCAGTCCATGACCATCATGGGCACGCCGACCAGCCAAACTCAGGAACAAACCTTCTACTTCAAGTGGACTCCGGTCAAAGAAGAAGGCGGAAAGTGGACGATCAAGCAAACGATCGAAGGCGTCAGCATGAAGATCGATATTGCTGGCAACCCGATTTCGTATGATTCGACCGCCCCAAGCAACTCGGGCAACACCGCCCTGGCCGAATTCTTCAAGTCGATCATCGGCGCGGAATTCACCCTCACCCTCGACAAGTCGTTCAAGGTCGAAAAGGTCGAAGGCCGCGATGAATTCGTGAAGAAGCTCGTCCAAACCAACGCGCAAATGGAACCGCTGCTCAAGCAGTTGCTTTCCGATGACGCCATCAAGCAAATGGCCGATCCGTCGTTCGGCCTGATTCCGCCCGAACCCAAGAAGGTCGGCGAAAACTGGAAGAACGTCAGCAAGCTCGATTTGGGACCGATCGGTTCGTACGAAAACGTCTTCACCTACACCTACAAGGGCAAAGACGCTGCGAACAAAGATTTCGACCGCGTCGAAGTTGCAGTTGCGCTCAGCTACAAGGCCCCGACCACCGGCGGCGATGCTTTGCCGTTCAAGATCAAGTCGGCTGACCTCAAGAGCAACCAAGACAAGGCTCCTGGCGTGATCCTGTTCAACACCAAGACGGGACGCTTGGAAAGCTCGAAGTTCGAGATTTTCCTGGGTGGCAAGCTCGAAGTCGAAATCGGTGGCATGACCACCCCGGTTGAACTCAAGCAAGAGCAAGTGACCGATGTCACCACCTCGGAAACTAGCTTCATCAAGAAGTAA
- the rfbD gene encoding dTDP-4-dehydrorhamnose reductase, translated as MRFAVLGSQGQLGRDLCPRLPGEVIPLTREQCDLANPNSIAPMLDEVAPSVFINCAAYNLVDKAEQDPTLAWAVNCWGVRALARECAKRSIRLVHYSTDYVFGLDAARQTPWHETDAPGPISMYGMSKLMGEYAVLAAHPAHLVIRTCGLYGVWGSGGKGGNFVETMIRVAGQGKPLRVVNDQVCCPTYTVDLAQATIALIEAKGSGLMHITNAEWCTWYQLAAAIFQRLNLTADLTPITSAEFDAPAKRPPYSVLSNNRLLTFGVPSLRSWSDALDAYLAERSQR; from the coding sequence ATGCGATTTGCCGTGCTGGGTTCGCAAGGCCAACTGGGGCGGGATCTCTGTCCACGATTGCCCGGTGAGGTGATTCCGCTGACCCGAGAGCAGTGCGATCTCGCCAATCCGAATTCGATCGCACCGATGTTGGATGAGGTGGCGCCAAGTGTCTTCATCAATTGCGCTGCATACAATCTCGTCGACAAAGCGGAACAAGATCCGACGCTCGCATGGGCGGTCAACTGCTGGGGTGTCCGCGCCCTGGCGCGCGAATGTGCCAAACGCTCCATTCGGTTGGTCCATTATTCGACCGATTATGTTTTCGGCTTAGATGCGGCGCGACAAACGCCCTGGCATGAGACCGACGCCCCTGGCCCCATCAGCATGTACGGCATGAGCAAACTCATGGGCGAATATGCTGTCCTTGCCGCGCACCCGGCCCATCTGGTCATCCGAACCTGCGGCCTGTACGGGGTTTGGGGCAGCGGCGGCAAAGGGGGAAACTTCGTCGAGACGATGATTCGTGTTGCCGGGCAAGGAAAACCGCTCCGAGTCGTGAATGACCAAGTTTGTTGTCCCACCTACACGGTCGATCTGGCCCAGGCAACGATCGCGCTGATCGAGGCCAAAGGGAGCGGCCTGATGCACATCACCAATGCGGAATGGTGTACCTGGTACCAACTGGCTGCTGCGATTTTCCAGCGATTGAACCTCACCGCCGATCTCACGCCGATTACCTCCGCCGAGTTCGATGCCCCGGCCAAGCGACCGCCGTATAGTGTGCTTTCCAACAATCGCTTGTTGACATTCGGCGTTCCCAGTTTGCGAAGCTGGTCGGATGCGTTGGATGCCTATTTAGCCGAGCGATCCCAACGATAA
- a CDS encoding FeoA family protein — MVPLEFLRAGEWAEVEQVVGDGDWVHRMAELGLRTGCKLQMLRPGSPCMLAVGATKLCLRCDDCGQVLVRPVSDRVRM, encoded by the coding sequence ATGGTACCGCTTGAATTTCTTCGTGCTGGTGAATGGGCCGAAGTCGAGCAAGTCGTTGGTGACGGCGACTGGGTGCATCGCATGGCGGAGTTGGGATTGCGAACCGGTTGCAAACTGCAAATGCTGCGACCCGGTTCGCCGTGCATGTTGGCGGTGGGGGCAACCAAACTCTGTTTGCGCTGCGATGATTGCGGCCAAGTGTTGGTGCGCCCCGTGTCGGATCGTGTTCGTATGTGA
- a CDS encoding FeoA family protein, producing the protein MQLHELPIGSRATIEAMSGEPALLQRLYEFGLLEGETVELLALAPLGDPLEIRIGRTRLSLRRSEAACIAVRVSDR; encoded by the coding sequence ATGCAACTCCATGAATTGCCGATTGGTAGCCGAGCGACGATTGAAGCAATGTCCGGCGAGCCGGCTTTACTTCAGCGGTTATACGAATTTGGCCTGCTCGAAGGCGAGACCGTGGAGTTACTCGCTCTCGCCCCGTTGGGCGATCCATTGGAAATTCGGATCGGTCGGACACGATTGAGTTTACGTCGATCGGAAGCGGCTTGTATTGCTGTTCGCGTGTCGGACCGTTGA